AGACATGCGCAGACACCCGCGAAGAAGCCGAGCCAGGCGAGCACCCATGCCTGGGCCAACACATTCGAGAGGACTGGCTGTCACATTCCGTGGGTGCCGGGATCTTCAACCGCTGGCCATCAAGGCAGCGAGCTCACCCTTTTTTAGTCATGTCATGGTTTGAAATCGTCAGCGTAGTCATTCTGGGCGGTCTTTTCTGGCTGTGGTTCGAAAGTGCCCGTGTCCACGAGATCGCCGTGGCGCGCGCGCGCAGCCAGTGTCATGTGAATGGGGTGCAATTCCTCGATGACACGGTCTCCCTCGCCAATATCAAACTGGCACGGGACGAAGGCGGACGCCTCGCGCTCAAGCGCACCTACACCTTTGAGTACAGTGACACTGGCAACAATCGCCAGCCAGGCAACATCATCATGCTGGGCCAGGTCGTTCAGTTCCTGAATTTCAACCCGAGCCTGACTGGCGCGGACATCACCCTGCATTGAATACATAGGCCATTGAGGGAATTGTCCGGCGGCTCCGTTTTCCTGGCCGCCAGGGCTCGCCGGGCGGTGAGCGAAAGGTGAAGGTGGCTCAGCGGAAGGCGCCTTTCAGCAATCCACACACAAAGTCCGACAACCCTAAGGGGCAGTGGGCCAACGGACCGACCCATTGGACTTCCCTGAAGCCACCTGTGGTGAGCGACCGCCCACGTTGCAACGCACACACCCGAGCCACTGCAGCGAGTTCTGCAGAAGGTCCGCTCGACGCACTGCGTGCCGGGAACAGCAACCCGACAGCCACCCACAACGGGTTGGCAGGGCGGTCTTCAATGCCGCTTGTCTCTGACAACATGGCGCTGTCTCAGACTTTATTGCCCGTGAACAACAATGCCGCAGCGCTTCAACCCTCACTCCACCGTCACACTCTTCGCGAGGTTGCGGGGCTTGTCAACATCCGTGCCCTTGGCCAGGGCTGTGTGGTACGCCAGCAATTGCAACGGCACAACGTGCAAGATGGGGCTCAATGCACCGTAGTGCTCTGGCATGCGGATCACGTGCATGCCTTCGGCGCTCTTGATGCGGGTATCGCCGTCGGCCAATACATAGAGCACGCCGCCTCGCGCACGCACCTCTTGCATGTTGCTTTTGAGTTTTTCCAGCAGGGTATCGTTGGGCGCCACCGTCACCACGGGCATGGCACTGGTCACGAGCGCCAGTGGGCCGTGCTTCAACTCACCGGCTGGGTAAGCCTCGGCGTGGATGTAGCTGATCTCTTTCAGCTTCAAGGCGCCTTCCAGGGCGATCGGGTAATGCAGACCGCGGCCGAGGAACAGCGCGTTGTCCATGCGGGCAAAGTCTTCTGACCATTGGATGATCTGAGGCTCCAGCGCCAACACAGCCTGCAGCGCTACGGGCAGGTGGCGCATGGCTTTGAGGTGATCGGCTTCCTGCTCTTCGGTCAGCACGCCACGCACCTGGGCGAGCGCCAGCGTGAGCAGGAACAGGCCGGCAAGCTGGGTGGTGAAGGCCTTGGTTGAGGCAACGCCAATTTCCACGCCCGCACGGGTGATGTAGGCCAGCTTGCATTCCCGAACCATGGCACTGGTCGACACGTTGCAGATCGTGAGCGTGTGTTTGTGGCCGAGGCTCTGGGCGTGGCGCAGCGCGGCGAGGGTGTCGGCGGTCTCGCCGCTCTGGGTGATGGTGACGATCAGCGTGCGCGGGTTGGGCACGCTGGTGCGGTAGCGGTATTCGCTGGCCACTTCCACCTGGGTGGGAATGCGCGCGATCGATTCCAGCCAGTATTTGGCGGTGCAGCCGCTGTAGTAGCTGGTGCCACACGCCAGGATCAGCACACTGTCGATGTCTTTGAACACGCTGTAGGCGCCGTCACCAAACAGCTCGGGCGTGATCGTTTCAACACCTTCCAGCGTATCGCCGATGGCGCGCGGCTGCTCGAAGATCTCTTTCTGCATGTAATGGCGAAAAGGGCCCAGCTCGGCCGCGCCGCTGTGCGCCAACACGGTTTTGACCGGGCGCTCTGCTGCCTCATAGGCGCGCCCTTGCGCATTGGTCACCCAGTAGCGGCCCAACTGCAGATCCACCAGATCACCCTCTTCGAGGTAGACGATCTGATCGGTGACGCCCGCCAGCGCCATCGCATCGCTGGCGATGAAGTGTTCGCCGCCAACCACGCCATCCACCGAGCCCACGCCCAGAATCAGCGGTGAACCCGCCCGGGCGCCCACCACCCGGTGCGGCTCGTCTTTGTGAAACACGGCCAATGCAAACGCACCGTGCAACTGGGCGACCGCGCCCTGCAAAGCCACGAACACATCGCCGTCGTAGAGCGAGTCGATCAGGTGGGCGATGACTTCGGTGTCGGTCTGGCTTTCAAATACGTAGCCCTTGGCCTGCAACTCTGCGCGCAGTTCGTCGTGGTTTTCAATGATGCCGTTGTGGACCAAAGCCACATGGCCCGCGCCATCGGGCGTGACGCCATGGCTGAAATGGGGGTGGGCGTTGTGCACGGCAGGCGCGCCATGGGTGGCCCAGCGGGTGTGCGCGATGGCAGTACCGCTGGCGATCTGTTCTTTTTGCACCTGCTGAACCAGCTCGGCCACGCGCGATGTGCTGCGGGCGCGCTTCAAGCCCCCGGCGTGAACGGCCACACCGCAAGAGTCGTAGCCACGGTATTCGAGCCGCTGCAAACCCTGAACCAATACCGGGACGATGTCACGCCCAGAAACCCCCGCCACGATGCCGCACATATAGATCCCCAAAAATGGATGTAAGCCGCCATCGTAGCCAAAAGATGTTGAAATTTTGTTTTGTATTTTTATAAAGAATCAATGAAAATTTCAGCCAAATCACAACATGAAATATAACTCCAAAATTATGGATGACATGAATCAAATATCGATCGACGAGATTGATATTCGCTTGCTGGATCTGCTGCAAACCGACGCATCCTTGAGCAATCAGACCCTTGCCGAGCGGGCCCACGTGTCTGCGCCCACAGCCCTGCGCCGAATCAAGCGGCTGAGAGAGGTGGGCTTGATTGATCGGCAGGTGGCCCTTTTGCAACCGGATCGCCTGGCGTCTGTTCTGGGTCACGGGCTCACCGCACTGATCGAAATCACGCTGGAGCGGCAAGGCAGCGAGAACCTGGATGCGTTTGAGGCCCGCGCACTCGCTGACGATGCGGTGCAACAGTGCTATCGGGTCAGCCCTGGGCCCGACTTCATCCTTGTGGTGCACTCGCCCGACATGCCCGGGCACCTCGCGCTCACACAACGTCTGTTCACCAATGATGCCAATGTGCGCAACGTAAAGGCATTTTTCTCCGTCAAACGTGCAAAATTCGACCCCCGAATCGCCCTTGTTCCAGTTAAGCTTGGACAGCAGGTCCACACGTAACAATACGTTTTTTGAAGCCCTTCTTCTTATCACTACGTCATAAAATCATCGGTTACAAAAAATAATCTGACCCAACTAGGAGTTTTTGCATGTCGTCTTTGTGGATCGCCATTGCCGCCACAGTGGTTGCGGTGGGATTGATCGCCGCCGGTGTCTGGGCCTACCAACGCCGTTCGAGCACCTCCACCGGCCGTGATGACCGCTACACACCCGAGCGCATCATGGTGCCGGAACACGCCAGCATGCTCACCTACCTGCACGACACCTTCCCCGGGCAAGTCGTTCTGCCCCAGGTCAAACTGAGAGACATGCTGTCGGTCAGGCGCGCATCCGATCGCAAGCGGGCGATGCAACGCCTGGAAAAGCAACAAGTTGATTTTGTGGTCTGCAACCCCGATGGGCGCCCGATGTTCGCCTTTGACATCGAGCAATACCACCTGAGCGATGCCAAGGCCAAAGCCTTTCAGGTCAAGATCAAGAACCGCATCCTGAAAACGGCTGGCGTTCGTTTCGTATTTCTCAAGAACGGCATCCACCGCATGCCCTCGCCCAACGATTTCCGCAAACAACTGGATCTGGCGGCTTTGCCTCAGCCCAAACCCAGCCCGGAAAACGACCCCAACAGCAGCGACAGCATGCGCCAGCAGTTGGAGTCGAAGTTTTCAGAGTTTGATCAACTGTTCCCCAACACGGGCTTTCGGGAATCGGAAGTCATGGGCCTGAGCGGCATCATGGACCTGGAAGTCGATGAAATCGACCGCAATGCGCGCCAAAGGCCGCCCACACTGCGTCAGCGCGCCTGATTCAGCGCATCGATCCCCTAAAAAAAAAGCCCTGCGAAATTCGCAGGGCTTTTTTTGCGGCGTCACTGGCCAGCCATCAAGGCTTCATCTTCGCCGGCCGGCTCCAGTTCGGAACCACCAGCGCTTTGCCCCGTGCCACCGCCAGGCTGCCCGGCGGCGTGTCTTTGCTGATCACCGAGCCCGCGCCCACGGTGCCGCCTGCGCCAATCGTGACCGGCGCCACCAGCACACTGTTGCTGCCGATGTGCGCATCGGCCTCGATCACGGTGCGGTGCTTGTTGGCGCCGTCGTAGTTCGCGGTGATCGTGCCAGCACCGACGTTGACGCGCTCACCCACGGTGGCATCGCCAATGTAGGTGAGGTGGTTCGCCTTGGCGCCATCGGCCAGGGTGGAATTCTTGACCTCCACAAAATTGCCGATGTGCACTTGCGCCCCCAGTTGGGCACCGGGGCGCAAGCGCGCAAACGGCCCGATCAAGGCGCCCGGACCCACACCCACGCCAAGCTTTTCTCCATCGATATGGGTGAACGGGTGGATCACCGCACCGGCGCCGATGGCCGCATTCGAAATCACACAGTTCGCCCCCACGCGCACGCCATCGCCCAGGCTCACGCGGCCTTCAAACACCACGTTGACATCAATCTCTACATCCGCGCCACACATCAATGCGCCGCGCACGTCAAGCCGAGCCGGATCGGCCAGGCGCACGCCTTTCTCCATCAATGCCCTGGCCCCGCGCAGCTGGTATGCCCGCTCCAGCTCGGCCAATTGCACCGGGCTGTTGACCCCCGCCACTTGAACCCCGTCGTGGGTGGTCAGTCCATAAACGGACTTTCCCAAACTCACAGCGTGCTTCACGATATCGGTCAGGTAAAACTCCTGCTGGCTGTTGTCGTTCTTGAGCATCCCCAGCAACTGTCTGAGCAAGGCGGCGGGTGCAGCCAGCACACCGCTGTACCACTCGGTGACGGCACGCTGCTCGACAGTGGCGTCTTTTTCTTCCACGATCGCCAGCACCGATTCGAGTCGCCCCGGCGCGCGAATCACACGGCCATATCCCGTTGCGTCCCCGGCCTCAACGGTGAGAAGAACAAGGTGTTGGCCACCGCTGGCCTCTATCAAGCTTTGAAGGGTCGACGCCTCGATCAGCGGCACATCCCCATTGAGCACCAAAACCACCCCATCGTCGGCCAATGCCGGCAAAGCCTGCTGCACTGCGTGGCCGGTGCCCAATTGTGGTTCCTGGCGCACGTACTTCAATTCCGTGCCCGCATGAGCAGCCAGCCCCGCCTCGACAGCCTCAGCACCGTGGCCGGTGATCACCACCACCGAGCGGGCCGATACCCCGGCTGCCGTGTCGATCACATGCTGGGCCAAAGCGCGTCCGCCCAAACGGTGCAACACTTTGGGTTTACCGCTTTTCATGCGCGTGCCCTTGCCCGCCGCCATCACAACCACATCAACAGGGAACGACATGCACACCTTTCCTGCAACCCCTCGGGGTCTGAGTTTCCAAACAAAGGCCACCGGACCCGGCCTGCCCGCAATTATCCCCTGCCCTCGCATGGAATCCGCAAGGCGCTGGCTTCGCAGAGCTGCGCTGTGCGCAGGAACCTTCGTTCTGCTCACCGCCCTGGGCGGATGCAGTGCGGTTCGCCTGGCCTATGGGCAAGCACCCAGTCTGGCCTATTGGTGGATCGACGATTTTGTCGATCTCACCGACGGGCAGTCCACCGTGTTGCGCCAGGACATCGATGCCTTCTTCGCGTGGCACCGCGCCCAGGAGTTGCCGCTGTATGCCGAACGCTTGACGCAATGGCAATCCATGGCCACCCAAGACACCACGGCAGACAAAAGCTGCCAGCAGTTCGAGGTGTTGCGTGCCGCCTACCAGCGAAGCATCGAGCGCGCCATCGATCCCCTGGCGCGCCTGGCCGTCAACCTGAAGCCCGATCAACTCCAGCACCTGGCGCGACACCATGTAAAAAGCAACAAGAAGTTTGCCAGCGAATGGCTGGACGATGGCGTTCAAGCCCGCAAAGAGCGCCTGTACGGCAAAGCGCTGGACCGATACGAAACCCTCTACGGCGACCTCAGCCAGGCCCAGCGCACCCTGCTCAAGGTGCGCACCGACGCCAGCGGCTTTGACCCACAGCGCGTGCAAACCGAGCGAAAGCGCCGCCAAGCCGATCTGCTCGCCACCCTGAAACAGGCTCAAGCCCAGCCCGCCGAGGCCGCCGGCCTCTTGCGCCAATGGCATACACGAGTACTCAGTTCACCCGATGCCAGCTACGCGGCCTATTCCAAAGCCCTCATTCGCCAGGGCTGCGACCAATACGCTGCGCTGCACAACACCACCAGCCCCGAACAGCGCGCGCATGCTGTCGGCGTGCTCAAGGGCTACGAGACCGACCTGCTGGCTCTCACACGGCCGGACTGAACGCCAAAAGGCTGCGCTCTGCGCACCGTTCAGGCGCGCAACAACACCCAAGGCGCCCCATGCGGTGGCGTTTGATCCCGAATCGGGCACAAGCCTGGTGCGCAAAACTTGCATACAAGGCTGGTATGCGGTTGGCACGGAATTCGCAAAGGACTGATCAACAAGGAAACCCCTGTGATCAGCTCCACCCAAATTGCTCAACGCATCATCGACGCCGTTCTGGCCCAGCGCCTGGCTCCCGGCGCGCGCCTGGGAGAGCAGGCGCTGTCGCTGCTGTTCGATTGCAGCCGAACCCAGGTGCGCGAGGCGCTGATGCGGCTGGCAGCCAAGGGCATCGTCACGGTGAGTTCGCGCCGTGGCTGGTATGTGGTGCAACCCTCGCACGACGAGGCCCGAGAGGCGTTTGAAGCGCGGCGAGTGATCGAGATGGGCCTGATTCGCCAGGCCCAGCCCATGAGCAAAACCGCCATCACACGGCTGCGCCAACACCTCAAACAAGAAAAGCTCGCCCTCAAAGGCAGTGATATCGGCCAGCGCAGCTACCTGCTCGGCGATTTCCATGTCTGCCTGGCCGAATGCCTGGGCAACCAGTTGCTCGCCGACACCCTTCGCGACTTCACCGCCCGCACCACCCTGATCGCAATGCTCTACCAATCAACCCACGATGCCGAACAGTCGTGTGAGGACCATGTGGCCATCGTGCAAGCCTTGGGGCAGGGAGACACAACGCTGGCCGAGCGCCTCATGCAAGCCCACATCGGCCAGGTTCAGGCCGCACTGCGCCTGGTCGCGCCCAGCGACCCCATCGCCCATTTGCGCGAAGCCCTCGCGCCCCTGCAAGAGCGTTCGCCCTCACCTGCGGTCGGCAAACCGCGCAAACGCAGCCTATCCATTTCCCCCACCTCAACCGAACCCTCAACCTACCTAGGAGCCTTGTTATGACCCCCACCAAACGCCAGTTCATCGCCGCCGCCCTTGCCGCCGCCTCTCTCTCCAGCCTTGGCAGCGCCCACGCCCAGTCCGCGCTTGACGACGTGATGAAGGCCAAGCTCATCAAGATCGCCGTGCCAACCGACTTCCCGCCGTACGGTTTCGTCGGCACCGACCTTCAGCCCCAGGGCCTCGACGTGGACATGGCGAACTACATCGCCGCAAAACTGGCAGTGAAGATCGAGCTGGTTCCCGTGACCAGCGCCAACCGCATTCCCTACCTGCAAACCAAGAAGGCCGATCTCGTGATTTCCACGCTGGGCAAGAATCCCGAGCGTTCCAAGGTCATCGATTTCACCGCCGCCTACTCGCCGTTTTTCCAAGCCGTGTTCGCCCCCAAAACCATGGCGATCAAAGGCTTTGAAGACCTCGCTGGCAAATCCGTGGGGGTAACGCGGGGTGCGATTGAAGACCAGGAATTGACCAAAATTGCCCCGACCAACGCCGACATCAAGCGTTTTGAAGACAACAACGCCACCGTCTCGGCCTTCATCTCGGGTCAGGTGCAACTCATCGCCACCGGCGCATCGGTCGCGGGCAACATGATGGCGCGCAACCCGCAGCTCGGCGCCGAATACAAGCTGCTCCTGAAAGACAGCCCCAACTTCATTGGCGTGGCCAAGGGCGAAGACGCGCTGCGCCTCAAGGTCAACGACATCATCGCCGCCGCGAAAACCTCGGGCGATATCGACACCATAGCCAAAAAATGGCTGGGTCGCCCAGCGGGCCAGTTGCCCGAATAAGCCAGACGCATCCAACAGCCACCGCCATGCTGATCGAACTCGACTTTCCAGCCGTCCTGGCCCAGTGGCCGATTCTCGCCAAAGGCGTGGCGTGGACGCTCGGCCTCACCGCCGTCTCCACCGCCATCGGCCTGGTCATCGGCACGCTCTGCGCCTGGGCGCGCAGCGGCAAGCCTATCTGGCTGCAGTGGCTGGTGGGCGCGTATGTGGAACTGGTCCGCAACACGCCCTTCATCGTTCAACTGTTCTTTGTCTTCTTCGGGTTGCCCGCCATGGGCGTCAAGCTCACGCCAGAGCTCGCCTCGGTGATCGCCATGGTGATCAACCTCGGCGCCTACTCGGCTGAAATCATCCGCGCCGGTATCGAGGCCACGCCGAAAGGCCAGTTTGAAGCGGCGGCCAGCCTGGCGCTGTCCAAGGTGCAAACCTTCGTTCATGTGGTGTTGCCGCCCGCACTCAAGAAGGTGTGGCCCGCGCTGACCAGCCAGATCATCATCGTCATGCTCGGCTCGGCCGTTTGCGGCCAGATCTCCACCGAAGAGCTGAGCTTTGCGGCCAACCTGATTCAAAGCCGAAATTTCCGCGCGTTCGAAGCCTTCATCATCGCCACGGGCATCTATTTGGTGCTGTCGATCGGCGTGCGCGGCCTGCTCAACTGGGCTGGGCCCCGCTATTTGTTTGGAGGCCGACGTGGTTGATTTTTCCCTCTGGGACATCTTGCGCAATCTGCTGCTCGCCGCCCGCTGGACGGTCGCGCTCTCGCTGATCGCCTTCGTGGGCGGCGGTGTGGTGGGCCTCTTTCTGCTGGTCGCGCGCACCGCGCGCTGGCCCGGCGCCGGGCCCCTCGTCGCGGGCTACGTTCAGCTCTTTCAAGGCACGCCCCTGCTCATGCAGCTCTTCCTCGCCTACTTCGGCCTGGCGCTGTTCGGCGTCGATACCTCGGCCTGGACCGCCGCCGCCGTGGCGCTCACGCTCTACACCAGCGCCTTCTTGGTTGAAATCTGGCGCGGCTGCGTGGCAGCCATTCCCAAAGGGCAATGGGAAGCGGCACAAAGCCTGGCGCTGAATTTCCGCGAACAGCTGCGCTACATCGTCTTGCCGCAAGCCACCCGAATTGCCATCGCGCCCACCGTGGGCTTTCTGGTTCAAGTGGTCAAAGGCACGGCGCTGGCCTCTGTGATCGGCTTCGTGGAACTCACCAAAGCCGGCACCATGATCACCAACGCCACCTTCCAGCCCTTCTTGGTCTACAGCTTCGTCGCTTTGCTGTATTTCGCGCTGTGTTTCCCGGTCAGTCTGGCCGCGCGCCGTCTTGAAAGAAAACTCCATGCCCTCCGCTGACACCGTCGCCGCACCCGCACCCGCACCCTCCGCCATGGCCACCCCCAACCGCCACGGCCCCATCGTTGAAATCCAGCAACTGCGCAAGTCTTACGGCAGCAACGAGGTGCTGAAAGGCATCGACCTGCAAGTGGCCCCCGGCGAAGTGATCGCCATCATCGGCAAGAGCGGCTCGGGCAAAAGCACACTGCTGCGCTGCATCAACGGGCTGGAGGAATTCCAGTCGGGCGCACTCAGCGTGGACGGCCAGCCCCTGCTGCACGGCAACGCCGCCGCCATGCGCGAACTGCGGCAACACGTCGGCATGATCTTCCAGAGCTTCAATCTGTTCCCCCATCTCTCGGTGGGCAAAAATGTGATGCTGGCGCCGGGTCTGGTGAAAAAAACCGACCCCACTGCTGGCGAAGCCAAGGCCCGCCAACTGCTCGTCCGAGTGGGCCTGGGCGAAAAGTTTGACGCCTTTCCCGATCAGCTCTCGGGCGGCCAGATGCAGCGCGTGGCGATTGCGCGGGCGCTGGCCATGGCACCCAGCGTGTTGCTGTGCGACGAAATCACCTCCGCGCTCGATCCCGAGCTGGTGGGTGAAGTGTTGCGGGTGGTGGAATCGCTGGCCGTTGAAGGCATGACACTCTTGATGGTGACCCACGAAATGAGCTTCGCCCGCAAGGTGAGCAACCGCGTGATCTTCATGCACCAGGGCCGCGTACATGAAATGGGCCCGCCCGCCGAGCTGTTTGGCCGCCCGCAGACGCCCGAGCTGCAACAGTTCCTAGCCTCGATCACAGACTGACCCCCCATCTGCACCGCCCTGGGGAAAGCTCAGGCAGCGCCCTGGCCTGCGGCCTGGCCCTTGTCAGCGCTTTCTGGCTTGCCTGCTCCTTCGCTGGCCCGTTGCA
This region of Hydrogenophaga crassostreae genomic DNA includes:
- a CDS encoding DUF3301 domain-containing protein, whose amino-acid sequence is MSWFEIVSVVILGGLFWLWFESARVHEIAVARARSQCHVNGVQFLDDTVSLANIKLARDEGGRLALKRTYTFEYSDTGNNRQPGNIIMLGQVVQFLNFNPSLTGADITLH
- the glmS gene encoding glutamine--fructose-6-phosphate transaminase (isomerizing), giving the protein MCGIVAGVSGRDIVPVLVQGLQRLEYRGYDSCGVAVHAGGLKRARSTSRVAELVQQVQKEQIASGTAIAHTRWATHGAPAVHNAHPHFSHGVTPDGAGHVALVHNGIIENHDELRAELQAKGYVFESQTDTEVIAHLIDSLYDGDVFVALQGAVAQLHGAFALAVFHKDEPHRVVGARAGSPLILGVGSVDGVVGGEHFIASDAMALAGVTDQIVYLEEGDLVDLQLGRYWVTNAQGRAYEAAERPVKTVLAHSGAAELGPFRHYMQKEIFEQPRAIGDTLEGVETITPELFGDGAYSVFKDIDSVLILACGTSYYSGCTAKYWLESIARIPTQVEVASEYRYRTSVPNPRTLIVTITQSGETADTLAALRHAQSLGHKHTLTICNVSTSAMVRECKLAYITRAGVEIGVASTKAFTTQLAGLFLLTLALAQVRGVLTEEQEADHLKAMRHLPVALQAVLALEPQIIQWSEDFARMDNALFLGRGLHYPIALEGALKLKEISYIHAEAYPAGELKHGPLALVTSAMPVVTVAPNDTLLEKLKSNMQEVRARGGVLYVLADGDTRIKSAEGMHVIRMPEHYGALSPILHVVPLQLLAYHTALAKGTDVDKPRNLAKSVTVE
- a CDS encoding Lrp/AsnC family transcriptional regulator, producing MNQISIDEIDIRLLDLLQTDASLSNQTLAERAHVSAPTALRRIKRLREVGLIDRQVALLQPDRLASVLGHGLTALIEITLERQGSENLDAFEARALADDAVQQCYRVSPGPDFILVVHSPDMPGHLALTQRLFTNDANVRNVKAFFSVKRAKFDPRIALVPVKLGQQVHT
- a CDS encoding DUF2726 domain-containing protein, whose amino-acid sequence is MSSLWIAIAATVVAVGLIAAGVWAYQRRSSTSTGRDDRYTPERIMVPEHASMLTYLHDTFPGQVVLPQVKLRDMLSVRRASDRKRAMQRLEKQQVDFVVCNPDGRPMFAFDIEQYHLSDAKAKAFQVKIKNRILKTAGVRFVFLKNGIHRMPSPNDFRKQLDLAALPQPKPSPENDPNSSDSMRQQLESKFSEFDQLFPNTGFRESEVMGLSGIMDLEVDEIDRNARQRPPTLRQRA
- the glmU gene encoding bifunctional UDP-N-acetylglucosamine diphosphorylase/glucosamine-1-phosphate N-acetyltransferase GlmU encodes the protein MSFPVDVVVMAAGKGTRMKSGKPKVLHRLGGRALAQHVIDTAAGVSARSVVVITGHGAEAVEAGLAAHAGTELKYVRQEPQLGTGHAVQQALPALADDGVVLVLNGDVPLIEASTLQSLIEASGGQHLVLLTVEAGDATGYGRVIRAPGRLESVLAIVEEKDATVEQRAVTEWYSGVLAAPAALLRQLLGMLKNDNSQQEFYLTDIVKHAVSLGKSVYGLTTHDGVQVAGVNSPVQLAELERAYQLRGARALMEKGVRLADPARLDVRGALMCGADVEIDVNVVFEGRVSLGDGVRVGANCVISNAAIGAGAVIHPFTHIDGEKLGVGVGPGALIGPFARLRPGAQLGAQVHIGNFVEVKNSTLADGAKANHLTYIGDATVGERVNVGAGTITANYDGANKHRTVIEADAHIGSNSVLVAPVTIGAGGTVGAGSVISKDTPPGSLAVARGKALVVPNWSRPAKMKP
- a CDS encoding DUF6279 family lipoprotein encodes the protein MESARRWLRRAALCAGTFVLLTALGGCSAVRLAYGQAPSLAYWWIDDFVDLTDGQSTVLRQDIDAFFAWHRAQELPLYAERLTQWQSMATQDTTADKSCQQFEVLRAAYQRSIERAIDPLARLAVNLKPDQLQHLARHHVKSNKKFASEWLDDGVQARKERLYGKALDRYETLYGDLSQAQRTLLKVRTDASGFDPQRVQTERKRRQADLLATLKQAQAQPAEAAGLLRQWHTRVLSSPDASYAAYSKALIRQGCDQYAALHNTTSPEQRAHAVGVLKGYETDLLALTRPD
- a CDS encoding GntR family transcriptional regulator gives rise to the protein MISSTQIAQRIIDAVLAQRLAPGARLGEQALSLLFDCSRTQVREALMRLAAKGIVTVSSRRGWYVVQPSHDEAREAFEARRVIEMGLIRQAQPMSKTAITRLRQHLKQEKLALKGSDIGQRSYLLGDFHVCLAECLGNQLLADTLRDFTARTTLIAMLYQSTHDAEQSCEDHVAIVQALGQGDTTLAERLMQAHIGQVQAALRLVAPSDPIAHLREALAPLQERSPSPAVGKPRKRSLSISPTSTEPSTYLGALL
- a CDS encoding transporter substrate-binding domain-containing protein — its product is MTPTKRQFIAAALAAASLSSLGSAHAQSALDDVMKAKLIKIAVPTDFPPYGFVGTDLQPQGLDVDMANYIAAKLAVKIELVPVTSANRIPYLQTKKADLVISTLGKNPERSKVIDFTAAYSPFFQAVFAPKTMAIKGFEDLAGKSVGVTRGAIEDQELTKIAPTNADIKRFEDNNATVSAFISGQVQLIATGASVAGNMMARNPQLGAEYKLLLKDSPNFIGVAKGEDALRLKVNDIIAAAKTSGDIDTIAKKWLGRPAGQLPE
- a CDS encoding amino acid ABC transporter permease, with protein sequence MLIELDFPAVLAQWPILAKGVAWTLGLTAVSTAIGLVIGTLCAWARSGKPIWLQWLVGAYVELVRNTPFIVQLFFVFFGLPAMGVKLTPELASVIAMVINLGAYSAEIIRAGIEATPKGQFEAAASLALSKVQTFVHVVLPPALKKVWPALTSQIIIVMLGSAVCGQISTEELSFAANLIQSRNFRAFEAFIIATGIYLVLSIGVRGLLNWAGPRYLFGGRRG
- a CDS encoding amino acid ABC transporter permease, whose product is MVDFSLWDILRNLLLAARWTVALSLIAFVGGGVVGLFLLVARTARWPGAGPLVAGYVQLFQGTPLLMQLFLAYFGLALFGVDTSAWTAAAVALTLYTSAFLVEIWRGCVAAIPKGQWEAAQSLALNFREQLRYIVLPQATRIAIAPTVGFLVQVVKGTALASVIGFVELTKAGTMITNATFQPFLVYSFVALLYFALCFPVSLAARRLERKLHALR
- a CDS encoding amino acid ABC transporter ATP-binding protein gives rise to the protein MATPNRHGPIVEIQQLRKSYGSNEVLKGIDLQVAPGEVIAIIGKSGSGKSTLLRCINGLEEFQSGALSVDGQPLLHGNAAAMRELRQHVGMIFQSFNLFPHLSVGKNVMLAPGLVKKTDPTAGEAKARQLLVRVGLGEKFDAFPDQLSGGQMQRVAIARALAMAPSVLLCDEITSALDPELVGEVLRVVESLAVEGMTLLMVTHEMSFARKVSNRVIFMHQGRVHEMGPPAELFGRPQTPELQQFLASITD